In Candidatus Tanganyikabacteria bacterium, the following are encoded in one genomic region:
- the dacB gene encoding D-alanyl-D-alanine carboxypeptidase/D-alanyl-D-alanine-endopeptidase has protein sequence MTWRLSDAGTEACATDATGGAGLRAGRDAGAKSSEPRYQARADGRSHQVGPGRKRKRDLARKKKEANAREIRRRDAGSREIRRPGTSGRAVVRQHGRASGREPARAQPAARPRAVRVVRSGPVPPEPLAALLGSMVANPLLAGDQVGLVLLDRDGRTRFAHNADRRFVPASTRKILVTAAALALLGPDASCSTRVLAAGRQVGDRLEGDLVLVGGGDPALDGAGLDDLALQVAGAGIRTVSGALLGDASRFRPAEDYGAGWAADDAGFAYASRVSALVVDRNAASESAASANPAIHTLERFRASLRLAGVTVAGLSRLGEAPEGARPVARRDSPPLRDLVARTNKASDNLYAEVLLRHLAAAATADAAATTAQAGLDAEAAWLGWPREAYRLVDGSGLSRYDLLTPRQIAEVLVRMKDDPDFVASLPVAGVDGTLAGRLAGTRGHGRVRAKTGSMSGISALAGYAGDRYVFAFVVNGHVGPLAPVRALQDAVCLALTNGATASLAASGSLQALPDAIAP, from the coding sequence AAATGACCTGGCGCCTATCGGACGCAGGCACGGAGGCCTGCGCCACCGATGCAACGGGTGGGGCCGGCCTCCGTGCCGGCCGCGATGCCGGAGCGAAGTCATCAGAGCCGCGCTATCAGGCGCGCGCCGACGGCCGCAGCCACCAGGTAGGGCCCGGCCGGAAGCGCAAGCGCGATCTGGCGCGCAAGAAAAAAGAGGCGAACGCCCGCGAGATCCGGCGCCGGGACGCCGGATCGCGGGAAATCAGGCGGCCGGGAACAAGCGGGCGTGCCGTCGTTCGCCAGCACGGGCGCGCCTCGGGGCGGGAGCCGGCCCGTGCGCAGCCGGCGGCTCGCCCCCGGGCAGTCCGGGTCGTCAGGTCGGGCCCGGTACCGCCCGAACCGCTGGCGGCCCTCCTGGGATCGATGGTTGCCAATCCGCTGCTCGCGGGCGATCAGGTGGGGCTCGTCCTGCTGGATCGGGACGGCCGCACGCGCTTCGCCCACAACGCCGACCGGCGCTTCGTGCCGGCCTCGACGCGAAAGATCCTGGTCACCGCTGCGGCCCTTGCCCTGCTCGGCCCCGACGCCTCTTGCAGCACGCGCGTCCTGGCCGCCGGGCGGCAGGTGGGCGATCGGCTGGAGGGGGACCTGGTGCTGGTCGGCGGCGGCGATCCGGCGCTAGACGGGGCCGGCCTGGACGATCTGGCCCTCCAGGTGGCCGGCGCGGGCATCCGCACGGTCTCGGGCGCCTTGCTGGGCGACGCGTCGCGCTTCCGGCCGGCCGAGGACTACGGCGCCGGGTGGGCGGCCGACGATGCCGGTTTCGCCTACGCATCGCGGGTGTCGGCACTCGTGGTGGACCGCAACGCCGCGAGCGAATCGGCGGCGTCAGCCAATCCGGCGATCCATACCCTCGAGCGCTTTCGCGCGTCGTTGCGCCTGGCCGGCGTGACCGTCGCGGGGCTTTCGCGCCTGGGGGAAGCGCCGGAGGGGGCGCGCCCGGTGGCCCGGCGCGACTCGCCGCCGCTGCGCGACCTGGTCGCTCGGACCAACAAGGCCAGCGACAACCTGTATGCCGAGGTGCTCCTGCGCCATCTGGCGGCGGCCGCCACCGCGGACGCCGCCGCCACCACGGCGCAGGCCGGCCTCGATGCCGAAGCCGCATGGCTGGGCTGGCCGCGGGAGGCCTACCGCCTGGTGGACGGCTCGGGCCTGTCCCGCTACGACCTCTTGACGCCGCGGCAGATCGCCGAGGTCCTGGTGCGCATGAAGGACGATCCGGACTTCGTGGCGTCGCTGCCGGTCGCCGGCGTCGACGGCACGCTGGCCGGCCGGCTGGCCGGGACGCGAGGCCACGGCCGGGTGCGGGCGAAGACCGGCTCCATGAGCGGCATCTCGGCATTGGCGGGCTACGCGGGGGATCGCTACGTCTTCGCCTTCGTCGTCAACGGCCACGTCGGGCCGCTGGCGCCCGTTCGCGCCTTGCAGGACGCCGTCTGCCTGGCCTTGACCAACGGCGCCACGGCCTCGCTTGCGGCGTCTGGCAGCCTGCAGGCCTTGCCGGACGCGATCGCGCCGTAG